Proteins from a genomic interval of Mycolicibacterium grossiae:
- the glmS gene encoding glutamine--fructose-6-phosphate transaminase (isomerizing) → MCAIVGYVGRRPACSILMGALRRMEYRGYDSSGVALLDGHGGLTVRKRAGRLVNLEAALEDLDSNAFVGRTGVGHTRWASHGRPTDRNAHPHRDGAGKIAVVHNGIIENFAALRAELEATGVEFASDTDTEVAVHLVSWQYHHGPCAGDFVGSVMAVLPRLEGHFTLVFANAEDPGTIVAARRSTPLVVGVGDGEMFIGSDVAAFIEHTREAVELGQDQAVVITAEGYRITDFAGNDASDRARPFHIDWDLSAAEKGGFEYFMLKEIAEQPTAVADTLLGHFADGRIVLDEQRLSDQELREIDKVFIVACGTAYHSGLLAKYAIEHWTRLPVEVELASEFRYRDPVLDRSTLVIAISQSGETADTLEAVRHAKEQKAKVLAICNTNGSQIPREADAVLYTRAGPEIGVASTKTFLAQVAANYLVGLALAQARGTKYPDEVAREYHELESMSGRVEQVLGCMGPVTDLAHRFASSSTVLFLGRHVGYPVALEGALKLKELAYMHAEGFAAGELKHGPIALIEDDLPVIVVMPSPKNAATLHSKLLSNIREIQARGAVTIVIAEEGDDTVAPYADHLIEIPAVSTLFQPLLSTIPLQVFAAGVAQARGYDVDKPRNLAKSVTVE, encoded by the coding sequence ATGTGTGCAATCGTCGGTTATGTGGGGCGTCGGCCCGCCTGCAGCATTCTGATGGGCGCGCTGCGGCGGATGGAGTACCGCGGGTATGACTCGTCGGGCGTCGCCCTGCTGGACGGTCATGGCGGGCTGACCGTCCGGAAACGTGCCGGCAGGTTGGTCAATCTCGAAGCGGCGCTGGAGGACCTTGACAGCAACGCTTTCGTCGGCAGGACCGGCGTCGGCCATACTCGGTGGGCTTCGCACGGCAGGCCTACGGATCGCAACGCGCATCCGCACCGCGACGGCGCGGGCAAGATCGCGGTGGTTCACAACGGCATCATCGAGAACTTCGCGGCGCTGCGCGCCGAGCTGGAGGCCACCGGCGTCGAGTTCGCCAGTGACACCGACACCGAGGTGGCGGTGCACTTGGTGTCCTGGCAGTACCACCACGGCCCGTGCGCGGGTGATTTCGTCGGCTCGGTGATGGCGGTGCTGCCGCGGCTGGAGGGCCACTTCACGCTGGTGTTCGCCAACGCCGAGGATCCCGGCACGATCGTCGCCGCGCGGCGCTCCACGCCGCTGGTGGTCGGTGTCGGTGACGGTGAGATGTTCATCGGCTCGGACGTCGCGGCGTTCATCGAGCACACCCGCGAGGCGGTGGAACTCGGTCAGGATCAGGCCGTGGTGATCACCGCCGAGGGCTATCGGATCACCGACTTCGCCGGCAACGACGCCTCCGATCGTGCCCGCCCGTTCCACATCGACTGGGACCTCTCGGCCGCCGAGAAGGGCGGCTTCGAGTACTTCATGCTCAAGGAGATCGCCGAGCAGCCGACGGCGGTGGCCGACACCCTGCTGGGTCACTTCGCCGACGGGCGCATCGTGCTCGACGAGCAGCGCCTCTCCGATCAGGAGCTGCGCGAGATCGACAAGGTGTTCATCGTCGCGTGCGGCACGGCGTATCACTCGGGGCTGTTGGCCAAGTACGCCATCGAGCACTGGACGCGGCTGCCGGTGGAGGTCGAGCTGGCCAGCGAGTTCCGCTACCGCGACCCGGTGCTGGACCGCAGCACGCTGGTGATCGCCATCAGCCAGTCCGGCGAGACCGCCGACACCTTGGAGGCCGTGCGGCACGCCAAGGAGCAGAAGGCCAAGGTGTTGGCGATCTGCAACACCAACGGCAGCCAGATCCCGCGCGAGGCCGACGCGGTGCTCTACACCCGCGCCGGGCCGGAGATCGGCGTGGCGTCGACCAAGACGTTCCTCGCGCAGGTCGCGGCGAACTACCTGGTGGGCTTGGCGTTGGCGCAGGCACGGGGCACCAAGTACCCCGACGAGGTGGCCCGCGAGTACCACGAGCTGGAGTCGATGTCGGGCCGCGTCGAGCAGGTGCTGGGGTGCATGGGCCCGGTGACCGACCTGGCGCACCGCTTCGCCTCGTCGTCGACGGTGCTGTTCCTGGGCCGTCACGTCGGCTACCCGGTGGCACTGGAGGGTGCGCTCAAGCTCAAGGAGTTGGCGTACATGCACGCCGAGGGCTTCGCGGCCGGTGAACTCAAGCACGGCCCGATCGCGCTCATCGAGGACGACCTGCCGGTGATCGTGGTCATGCCCTCGCCCAAGAACGCCGCGACGCTGCACTCCAAGCTGCTGAGCAACATCCGCGAGATCCAGGCCCGCGGCGCGGTCACGATCGTCATCGCCGAGGAGGGCGACGACACCGTCGCGCCCTACGCCGATCACCTCATCGAGATCCCCGCGGTCTCCACGCTGTTCCAGCCGCTGCTGTCGACGATCCCGCTGCAGGTGTTCGCCGCCGGCGTCGCCCAAGCCCGCGGCTACGACGTCGACAAACCCCGCAACCTCGCCAAATCCGTCACCGTCGAATAG
- a CDS encoding SDR family oxidoreductase — translation MAEPSKSITVIGATGLIGRQLLPLLRGAGHHVTAASRDSGVDLLTGQGLDDALADAEVVIDVINSATPEDSAEAFFKQTAGNLSAAAARAGARHYVVLSIVGADEMAPKAGYIRGKVAQERAATTSGVPWTVLRATQFHELAEPITESLIAGDEVRAPTALIQPIDSAEVAAILARVAVSEPLNTIHDVGGPQKMSFSDMARAVLRHQSRPLSVLDDPSATYSGLNIDYTTLVTNDAAELGTTRLIDWLARR, via the coding sequence ATGGCCGAACCCTCGAAGAGCATCACCGTCATCGGCGCTACAGGCCTGATCGGCCGTCAACTCCTCCCCCTACTCCGCGGCGCTGGTCACCACGTCACGGCAGCCTCCCGTGACTCCGGCGTCGACCTGCTCACCGGGCAGGGTCTCGATGATGCTCTCGCCGACGCCGAGGTCGTCATCGACGTAATCAATTCCGCCACCCCCGAGGACTCCGCCGAAGCCTTCTTCAAGCAGACCGCGGGCAATCTGTCTGCTGCCGCCGCCAGGGCCGGCGCCCGACATTACGTCGTGCTGTCCATCGTCGGTGCAGACGAGATGGCCCCCAAAGCCGGATACATCCGCGGCAAGGTCGCGCAGGAAAGGGCAGCGACTACCTCGGGCGTTCCCTGGACGGTCCTGCGAGCCACGCAATTTCACGAGTTGGCTGAACCCATCACCGAATCCCTCATCGCCGGTGACGAGGTGCGCGCCCCGACCGCGCTGATCCAGCCGATCGACTCCGCCGAGGTCGCCGCAATCCTGGCCCGAGTCGCCGTCAGCGAGCCGCTCAACACGATTCACGACGTCGGAGGGCCGCAAAAGATGTCCTTCTCCGACATGGCGCGCGCCGTCCTGCGCCACCAGAGCCGACCGCTCAGCGTCCTCGACGACCCGTCGGCGACGTACAGCGGGCTGAACATCGACTACACGACGCTCGTCACCAACGATGCGGCCGAACTGGGCACCACGCGGCTGATCGACTGGCTGGCGCGCCGCTGA
- a CDS encoding SDR family NAD(P)-dependent oxidoreductase, whose amino-acid sequence MTGGTSDIGLATARLLSHAGAHVIVSDADADRGRLAATRLGSGTRFLAASLRDLGDVDFLARQTPIDILVAAAVIADLHLLQGLYFLVAAVAPPMIRRGGGAMINLLPSAPEFSGPVRSLTRTWAAEFGRHGIRVNSVAHGPPGADNALRRRAEPSEIAEAIAFLASPRARCITGATLSVDGGVAVWRARDA is encoded by the coding sequence GTGACGGGCGGGACGTCGGACATCGGATTGGCGACCGCACGGCTGCTGTCACACGCCGGCGCCCATGTCATCGTCAGTGATGCGGACGCCGATCGGGGCAGGCTGGCCGCAACTCGGCTCGGAAGTGGCACGCGGTTCCTTGCCGCTAGCCTTCGCGATCTGGGGGACGTCGATTTCCTTGCACGGCAGACCCCCATCGACATTCTGGTCGCCGCCGCTGTCATCGCCGACCTGCACCTCTTGCAGGGCTTGTACTTTCTGGTGGCCGCGGTGGCCCCGCCGATGATCCGCCGTGGCGGCGGGGCGATGATCAACCTTCTCCCGAGCGCGCCTGAATTCAGCGGTCCAGTCCGTTCTTTGACCCGCACCTGGGCGGCCGAATTCGGCCGTCACGGCATCCGGGTCAACAGCGTCGCTCACGGCCCCCCGGGAGCCGACAATGCACTCAGGCGAAGGGCGGAGCCAAGTGAAATCGCCGAAGCAATCGCGTTTCTCGCTTCGCCCCGCGCACGCTGCATCACCGGCGCAACCCTGAGTGTTGACGGTGGGGTCGCCGTCTGGCGAGCGCGTGACGCGTGA
- a CDS encoding AAA family ATPase: MAEFARAWPTGRELTTVSSEVAALSGRDPECQRLRQLHTALRSGRSEVLVLSGEAGIGKTALLQNLRDSAADCTVLSVAGVESDMDLAFAGLQQLCAPVLGFRGGLSLPQREALEHAFGISSAGGAPSRFLVGLAVLGLLAAAAEGRPVLCLVDDAQWLDSVSAQTLFFVARRLEAEAVGLVFALRTPNDGTAGLPTLAVGGLNDGDARNLLELAFPGRLDPAIVDRIVAESHGNPLALLESSKEVRVSDSAAAQRGPVSASVEGRYLELVSQLPAETQMCLVTAAAEPLGDPALLFRALAHMDLKPVATMPAQDVGLLRIDTRVQFHHPLARSAAYRSATPEQRRHAHGALAAVTDPEADPDRRAWHRALACEALDEPVALELESSAGRARQRGGTAAAAAFLTRAAELTPDPSMRSTRALTAAEAHYETASFDQSRHLLATAELGPLTDLQRARLAQLRTRLAFTSARASGQAAALAEAVSEFAAVAAQLSVLDAALATETYLEALSAAMYAGRSAPGLTVQIAETVRAALVVLPPQTPLEVITHALADRLALGAAAAMPAMRRARDALLECVRSESGWFWRAFPLVHECVIHETWEEGWSAVSAHAVRLATDAGALALLPSAMLSRAGAHVANGELTQATALVAEASDLANAINYAPLRYHGLNVAAWKGDDHEVAALATAAIESSQLRGEGRAIGLAHYATALVDNGRGRYPDALAAARRGLQYEDLGFHGYLLIEAIEAAVRTNDVYFAEQALEQLRERTLAAGTARALGSLTRSEALLSSGRRAETLYLESIGHFEATSQAVQLARVRLLYGEWLRRNGPATAAREPLRVAHRDLVAMGSMAFAERARRELQATGQKTRKSPTAAGDDLSPQERQIAELAGKGLTNQEVASQLFLSAHTVDWHLRKVYTKLGVRTRRELRQKFA, translated from the coding sequence GTGGCAGAATTCGCCCGTGCTTGGCCCACGGGTCGCGAGTTGACGACCGTCTCCTCCGAGGTTGCAGCGTTGTCGGGCCGCGACCCCGAGTGCCAGAGGCTGCGACAGCTGCATACTGCCTTGCGGTCTGGTCGCAGCGAAGTTCTGGTGCTCAGCGGCGAGGCCGGTATCGGTAAGACCGCTCTCCTACAGAACCTCCGGGACTCGGCGGCTGACTGCACTGTGCTGTCCGTGGCTGGTGTGGAGTCCGACATGGACCTGGCGTTCGCCGGTTTGCAGCAGCTGTGCGCACCAGTGCTCGGCTTCCGCGGGGGACTTTCGCTACCGCAACGCGAAGCCCTGGAGCACGCCTTTGGCATCAGCTCTGCAGGCGGCGCGCCCAGTCGCTTCTTGGTCGGGCTCGCGGTGCTGGGGCTGCTGGCTGCCGCCGCAGAGGGACGGCCGGTGCTTTGCTTGGTCGACGACGCGCAGTGGCTGGACTCGGTGTCGGCGCAGACGCTGTTCTTCGTTGCGCGTCGTCTGGAGGCCGAGGCGGTCGGGCTGGTGTTCGCGCTACGCACTCCGAATGACGGTACGGCAGGCCTGCCGACCCTGGCGGTCGGCGGGCTCAACGACGGGGACGCCCGCAACCTGCTGGAGTTGGCGTTTCCGGGGCGCCTCGACCCCGCCATCGTGGACCGAATCGTCGCAGAGTCGCACGGTAACCCCTTGGCACTACTCGAAAGTTCCAAGGAGGTCCGTGTTTCCGACTCCGCCGCAGCGCAACGTGGGCCGGTGAGCGCTAGCGTCGAAGGGCGATACCTGGAGCTGGTGTCTCAACTACCCGCCGAAACGCAGATGTGCCTGGTGACGGCTGCCGCGGAACCCTTGGGTGATCCGGCGCTGCTGTTTCGCGCGCTGGCGCATATGGACCTCAAGCCCGTCGCGACGATGCCGGCGCAGGACGTCGGACTACTCCGGATCGACACCCGCGTGCAGTTCCATCACCCGCTGGCACGTTCGGCCGCCTACCGTTCGGCCACTCCGGAACAACGGCGGCACGCGCATGGGGCACTGGCCGCGGTGACCGACCCCGAGGCGGATCCGGACCGACGGGCCTGGCACCGTGCGTTGGCCTGCGAGGCACTTGACGAACCGGTGGCGCTCGAGTTGGAGTCCTCGGCGGGTCGAGCGCGGCAACGGGGCGGAACAGCCGCCGCGGCGGCTTTCCTGACGCGCGCAGCCGAATTGACTCCCGACCCATCCATGCGCAGTACACGCGCGCTGACCGCCGCGGAAGCTCACTACGAGACCGCGTCCTTCGACCAGTCACGTCACCTGCTGGCAACGGCCGAACTGGGGCCGTTGACCGACCTGCAGCGGGCACGATTGGCCCAGCTGCGGACGCGATTGGCCTTCACGTCGGCGCGGGCCTCCGGGCAGGCCGCTGCCCTCGCCGAGGCAGTCTCCGAATTCGCCGCCGTGGCTGCGCAACTGAGTGTCCTCGACGCTGCTCTGGCTACCGAGACCTACCTGGAAGCGCTGAGTGCAGCGATGTACGCGGGTCGCAGCGCACCCGGCCTGACTGTGCAGATCGCCGAGACCGTCCGGGCAGCGCTGGTTGTCCTGCCACCGCAGACGCCACTGGAGGTGATCACCCACGCGCTGGCTGATCGCCTGGCCTTGGGAGCCGCGGCGGCGATGCCCGCGATGCGCCGCGCACGGGATGCCCTCCTGGAGTGCGTCCGCTCGGAATCAGGTTGGTTCTGGCGAGCCTTTCCGCTGGTGCACGAATGCGTGATCCATGAGACGTGGGAGGAGGGCTGGAGCGCGGTGTCGGCGCACGCCGTGCGCTTGGCAACTGATGCCGGGGCATTGGCACTGCTGCCGTCGGCGATGCTATCGCGCGCCGGTGCTCACGTCGCGAACGGTGAATTGACCCAAGCTACTGCGTTGGTCGCCGAGGCCAGCGACTTGGCGAACGCCATCAACTACGCCCCATTGCGGTATCACGGTCTCAACGTGGCGGCATGGAAGGGTGACGACCACGAGGTTGCCGCGCTCGCTACCGCCGCGATCGAGTCGAGCCAACTTCGCGGCGAGGGCCGCGCCATTGGGTTGGCGCATTACGCTACGGCGTTGGTCGACAATGGGCGGGGCCGTTATCCCGACGCACTGGCTGCTGCCCGCCGCGGACTTCAGTATGAGGATCTCGGCTTTCACGGCTACTTGTTGATCGAAGCGATCGAAGCGGCCGTGCGCACGAACGACGTGTATTTCGCCGAGCAAGCACTTGAGCAACTGCGCGAGCGGACACTGGCGGCTGGCACGGCGCGGGCGCTGGGTTCGCTCACCCGCTCGGAAGCGCTGCTCAGCAGCGGAAGACGCGCAGAAACGCTGTACTTGGAGAGCATCGGGCATTTCGAGGCCACCTCCCAGGCGGTGCAGCTGGCTCGGGTGCGGCTGTTATACGGAGAGTGGTTGCGCCGCAACGGCCCTGCCACCGCAGCGCGAGAGCCGCTACGCGTTGCCCATAGGGATCTCGTCGCGATGGGGTCGATGGCGTTCGCTGAGCGCGCCCGCCGCGAGCTGCAGGCTACGGGGCAGAAAACGAGGAAGTCGCCCACCGCCGCCGGCGATGACCTGAGCCCTCAAGAGCGCCAGATCGCCGAACTGGCAGGCAAGGGTCTGACCAACCAGGAGGTCGCCAGTCAGCTGTTTCTCAGTGCACACACCGTGGATTGGCATCTGCGCAAGGTCTACACCAAGTTGGGCGTTCGCACCAGACGCGAACTCCGACAGAAATTCGCTTGA
- a CDS encoding nitroreductase, translating into MMDFDDVVVRRHSSRMFLSDKPVPRELLNEALALAIRAPSNSNVQPWRLFLATGARRDRLAASLAAKVRTDPPPTLGLPDSHGHLRRQLGALLYGAMGVARDDSEGRWNAQLRNWDFFNAPVAGIVCMHRDLGLPDAVGVGMYLQTLLLALTERGLDSCVQVSTALYPDLVRQQLDIPDDLTILCGLCIGYADPAFAANNIVTPRNPVTENVVIRED; encoded by the coding sequence ATGATGGATTTCGATGACGTGGTGGTTCGCCGCCACTCCTCGCGGATGTTTCTGTCCGACAAGCCCGTACCTCGGGAACTGCTGAACGAAGCTCTGGCGTTGGCCATCCGGGCACCGTCGAACTCGAATGTTCAACCCTGGCGGCTGTTCCTGGCAACGGGGGCTCGCCGTGACCGCCTCGCCGCGTCGTTGGCCGCGAAGGTACGCACCGACCCGCCGCCCACGCTGGGTCTGCCCGACTCCCACGGGCATTTGCGCCGCCAGCTCGGCGCGCTGCTCTACGGTGCGATGGGGGTGGCACGCGACGACAGCGAGGGACGTTGGAACGCACAGCTGCGCAACTGGGATTTCTTCAACGCCCCGGTCGCCGGAATCGTCTGCATGCACCGCGATCTCGGGCTGCCCGATGCCGTCGGCGTGGGTATGTACTTGCAAACGCTGCTGCTCGCCCTGACCGAGCGCGGTCTCGACAGTTGCGTGCAGGTTTCCACCGCGCTCTACCCGGACCTGGTGCGCCAGCAGCTCGACATTCCCGACGATCTGACCATTCTGTGCGGCCTGTGCATCGGCTACGCCGACCCCGCCTTCGCGGCCAACAACATCGTCACGCCGCGAAATCCGGTTACCGAGAACGTCGTGATCCGCGAAGACTAG
- a CDS encoding SDR family NAD(P)-dependent oxidoreductase codes for MIEGEPAGRTALVTGGTAGIGLAAARRLVDAGAFVVVTGRNRERGGRAQEELGPHARFVAVDMADPDGVDRLSRDYELDILINNAARFPAALTVDQDESEFGRTFATNVRGLYFLVAATVPAMIRRGGGAIVNITSMVASKGVPGASVYSASKAAVEQLTRTWAVEFGAHNVRVNNVAPGPTATEGVVAEWGATNDELGRALPLGRTADPAEIAEAIYFLASPRASFITGTTLHVDGGGTAV; via the coding sequence GTGATCGAAGGCGAGCCGGCAGGCCGCACTGCGCTGGTCACCGGCGGCACCGCCGGCATCGGCCTTGCCGCCGCTCGTCGACTCGTGGACGCCGGCGCCTTCGTCGTCGTCACTGGACGCAACCGAGAACGCGGCGGACGGGCGCAGGAAGAACTCGGACCGCACGCGCGGTTCGTTGCGGTCGACATGGCCGATCCGGACGGGGTGGACCGGCTCTCGCGTGACTACGAACTCGACATCCTGATCAACAACGCGGCACGATTTCCCGCCGCCCTGACCGTTGACCAGGACGAGAGCGAGTTCGGGCGCACCTTCGCCACCAACGTCCGCGGACTCTACTTCCTCGTCGCTGCAACGGTTCCCGCGATGATTCGACGCGGCGGCGGGGCCATCGTGAACATCACCTCCATGGTGGCGTCCAAAGGTGTTCCCGGCGCCTCGGTGTACAGCGCGTCGAAAGCTGCCGTCGAGCAGCTGACCCGAACCTGGGCCGTTGAGTTCGGCGCCCACAACGTCCGGGTGAACAACGTCGCCCCGGGCCCGACCGCCACCGAGGGCGTCGTCGCCGAATGGGGCGCGACCAACGATGAACTCGGCCGCGCGCTCCCCCTGGGACGCACCGCCGATCCTGCAGAGATCGCCGAGGCGATCTACTTCCTGGCCTCACCACGCGCCAGTTTCATCACCGGCACCACACTGCACGTCGATGGCGGCGGTACCGCCGTCTAG
- a CDS encoding SDR family oxidoreductase, with amino-acid sequence MKITVVGATGQIGSQVVALLTGAGHQVTAASRSSGVDAISGNGVAEAFDGADVIVDVLNSPTLEPGPALEFFTDSASTLLMAAKNAAVQHYVLLSIVGVDGIDADGYLRGKLLQEELVSAAGVPYTIVRATQFHEFTEGIADSLVVDGEIRAPDALIQPVAAAEVAGLIARVAAEAPRNGVLELGGPEKMPFAEMAHTVFTLRGKNVPITVDPQATYFGVPVERNSLVTDDGAELGSTRLIDWLGRR; translated from the coding sequence ATGAAGATCACCGTGGTCGGCGCGACCGGACAGATCGGATCCCAGGTCGTCGCATTGCTCACCGGCGCAGGCCATCAGGTCACCGCGGCGTCGCGCTCATCGGGAGTGGATGCCATCTCGGGCAACGGTGTGGCGGAGGCGTTCGACGGTGCCGACGTCATCGTCGACGTCCTCAACTCCCCTACCCTGGAACCCGGCCCGGCATTGGAGTTCTTCACTGACTCGGCCTCCACCCTGCTGATGGCAGCCAAGAACGCCGCCGTGCAGCACTACGTCTTGCTATCCATCGTCGGCGTAGACGGGATCGATGCCGACGGTTACTTGCGCGGAAAACTTCTACAGGAGGAACTGGTGTCCGCCGCCGGTGTCCCCTACACCATCGTTCGGGCCACCCAGTTCCACGAATTCACCGAAGGCATCGCCGATTCACTCGTGGTCGACGGTGAAATCCGCGCACCAGACGCGCTGATCCAGCCCGTCGCCGCGGCCGAGGTCGCCGGCCTCATCGCGCGGGTTGCCGCCGAGGCGCCGCGCAACGGCGTGCTCGAACTCGGCGGGCCGGAGAAGATGCCGTTCGCCGAGATGGCCCACACCGTGTTCACGCTTCGAGGCAAGAACGTACCCATCACCGTCGACCCGCAAGCTACCTACTTCGGCGTTCCCGTCGAACGGAACAGCCTGGTCACCGATGACGGCGCTGAACTCGGCAGCACCCGTCTGATCGACTGGCTGGGTCGACGGTGA
- a CDS encoding cupin domain-containing protein, whose protein sequence is MSEVMEKLVQAMTVIQSVTPPIIPQGADAIIEWGPGDAGAPPHRHPGGPCFGYVLEGEMLFELEGEAPRVIKAGEAFWEPGGDVIHYSDGNNRDDIPLRFLVTMLCRPGIDMFVLVDEAELERRKDRRIPKGH, encoded by the coding sequence ATGTCTGAGGTGATGGAGAAACTCGTGCAGGCCATGACGGTCATCCAATCCGTCACACCGCCGATCATCCCCCAGGGCGCCGATGCGATCATCGAATGGGGCCCCGGCGACGCGGGCGCGCCGCCGCACCGCCACCCCGGCGGACCGTGCTTCGGCTACGTCCTGGAAGGCGAGATGCTCTTCGAGCTGGAAGGTGAAGCGCCCCGCGTCATCAAGGCCGGCGAAGCGTTCTGGGAACCGGGTGGCGACGTCATCCACTACTCCGACGGCAACAACCGCGACGACATCCCGCTGCGGTTCCTGGTCACCATGCTATGCCGACCGGGCATCGACATGTTCGTCCTCGTCGACGAAGCCGAACTCGAACGACGCAAAGACCGCCGGATCCCGAAAGGTCACTGA
- a CDS encoding NAD(P)/FAD-dependent oxidoreductase, whose amino-acid sequence MTTTVVVVGGGYAGVLAANRLSQRSDADIIMVNPRPHFVERIRLHQMVAGNDDAVQDYTTVLTDRAKLVVDTATRIDATGRQLHLDSGSTLDYDYLVYAVGSTAPVPAAVPGAHDFAYPIGEYEAAQRLTQRLSDLPLEAPIVVVGGGLTGIEAASELAEAGRHVTLVTDALGPSLANGGRRSVAKRLKMLGVTVREDAVVSEVHADRVTLRDGTDVPSSATVWTAGFGVPNLAAASGLTTDRLGRLLTDETLTSIDDSSIIAAGDAASPSGVPLRMSCQLAMPLASLAADTLLARLDGETPTKLNPASVGQCISLGRHAGTIQMSHFNDVAMPMHLGGRLAATIKEQVCKGTVSFLTKEARKPGSYFWPKGGKRQQSLQEGAAHV is encoded by the coding sequence GTGACCACCACTGTCGTCGTCGTCGGCGGCGGATACGCCGGCGTGCTGGCCGCCAACCGGTTGAGCCAACGTTCCGACGCGGACATCATCATGGTCAACCCGCGCCCGCATTTCGTCGAGCGGATTCGCCTGCACCAGATGGTGGCCGGCAATGACGATGCCGTGCAGGACTACACGACGGTGCTGACCGACCGCGCCAAGCTGGTGGTCGACACCGCCACGCGCATCGACGCCACCGGCCGTCAACTGCACCTGGATTCGGGATCCACGCTGGACTACGACTACCTGGTGTACGCCGTCGGCAGCACCGCACCGGTGCCCGCTGCAGTACCCGGTGCCCACGACTTCGCCTATCCGATCGGTGAATATGAGGCTGCCCAACGGCTCACCCAGCGACTGTCGGACCTCCCGCTCGAGGCGCCCATCGTGGTCGTCGGCGGAGGCCTGACCGGGATCGAAGCGGCGTCCGAACTCGCCGAGGCCGGCCGACACGTCACCCTGGTGACCGATGCGCTGGGCCCGTCGCTTGCCAACGGGGGCCGCCGATCCGTGGCCAAACGGCTGAAGATGCTCGGCGTCACCGTAAGGGAAGATGCCGTCGTCAGCGAGGTGCATGCGGATCGCGTCACGTTGCGCGACGGCACGGACGTGCCCAGTTCAGCGACGGTGTGGACAGCCGGGTTCGGTGTACCGAATCTGGCTGCCGCCAGCGGCTTGACCACTGACCGGCTCGGCCGGCTGCTCACCGACGAAACCCTCACCAGCATCGATGATTCATCGATCATCGCCGCCGGCGACGCTGCATCCCCGTCCGGCGTGCCGCTGCGGATGAGCTGCCAGCTCGCCATGCCGCTAGCCTCCCTCGCCGCCGACACCCTACTGGCCCGCCTCGATGGCGAGACACCTACGAAACTGAACCCTGCCTCAGTGGGTCAATGCATCAGCCTGGGCCGCCACGCCGGCACCATTCAAATGTCGCATTTCAACGATGTCGCCATGCCGATGCATCTCGGCGGGCGCCTCGCGGCCACCATCAAAGAGCAAGTGTGCAAGGGCACCGTGTCGTTCCTGACCAAGGAGGCCCGCAAGCCGGGTAGCTACTTCTGGCCCAAAGGCGGTAAGAGGCAACAGAGTCTGCAGGAGGGTGCGGCGCATGTCTGA
- a CDS encoding TnsA-like heteromeric transposase endonuclease subunit has translation MPTHGRAAAQIRNSELIDYRPAEGEPVAQIPADELWSVPFERCAPVRKATTYKGQKNFTGEWWCSTTESHIPFESWVERDFLIAADFDPDIIGISVQPFAFRFTSVAGKQRQHTPDVFLRTRSGDGVVVDVRPDRLVDGDARGLRPPRWCTSRT, from the coding sequence GTGCCCACCCATGGGCGCGCGGCGGCGCAGATTCGAAACAGCGAGCTGATTGATTACCGGCCCGCTGAGGGTGAACCTGTCGCTCAAATTCCGGCCGACGAGCTGTGGTCGGTGCCGTTCGAGAGATGTGCGCCGGTCCGCAAAGCCACGACGTACAAGGGTCAGAAAAACTTCACCGGCGAGTGGTGGTGCTCGACCACAGAGTCGCACATCCCATTCGAATCGTGGGTTGAACGGGACTTTCTGATCGCGGCCGACTTCGATCCAGACATCATTGGAATATCCGTACAGCCCTTCGCTTTTCGCTTCACTTCGGTCGCAGGGAAACAGCGGCAGCACACACCTGATGTGTTCCTCCGAACCAGATCCGGCGACGGCGTCGTCGTGGATGTTCGACCAGACCGACTCGTGGACGGTGACGCACGCGGGTTGCGTCCACCAAGGTGGTGTACGAGTCGGACCTGA